Part of the Primulina huaijiensis isolate GDHJ02 chromosome 15, ASM1229523v2, whole genome shotgun sequence genome is shown below.
AGAAGACATGGAATCAGAGCCAAAGTTGTCAAAAAAATCCGAccttttatcaaatttcaacaaaTATTCAGTTCATACCGGAGATGATAGTGAGGAGTAGATTTTCCAAGAGCCTGAGGAATTCCCAGTGGTTGTATCTCTTAAATCCAAGCCTCCTCACAATGTGatcaagaaatgaaagtggGGTCACGGGATTCATCCTCCATTTGAGAGATGAAAGCACTAAAATCTCCATTCTTTGAATGGTTCTTGCCTCAAACACATACTTGGTACACTCCACCTGTTTCCCCAAGAAAATAGAGCATATGTTGTATATTTCAGAAATGAAACAAGCTTATAAAATGGTATCTCAAAAAAGTTATGTAATGCTACGTACTTGAAGGTCTACGAGAAGAGGAACACGAGTTTCTTCAACTTTAGCAGCCAAAGAGATGCAAGTAACAGCTGCAAGCTGAATCATCCATGGCTTATCTTTCTGCAAACTCGGTCCAGAAAGAAGCCTGTCCAGATAATTGACTGCAAGAACAGCAGTCAAGGATGAAAACCCAAAAAAAGAATTGGTTCTCAGAACCCACTCCACTGCCTCTTTTCTAGCCAGAGAAATGGAAAAGCCGGCTTCAATAATAGTGTTTGATTTGATACAAGTTTCTTTCTCTTTACAGAAAAGGGATTGGAGCTCCTCATCATCCCAAAACAAATCTTCCTCCAGTAACAACATAGAACAAAGGGAATGACTTTCTCCATTGAAACAGTTGTTCGATGCAATTTCTCTCCCTTCCTCTTCATCACAATAAAGGGTAACAAACAAAGAACTTTGTGCATTTTTAGTTGTAGACATTTCTCGTGAGAAGAACCGCTCTCTGTTCTCTGTTCATTATGGTGGAAAAGAAGAGGAAAGTAAAGTAGAAGCCATTTGTATATTTGAATCTGAATTGGGATTGGGTTCTCCAAAACAGAGGGAAAGAGGGGTAAATTTTATCAGAGTATGTGCCACGCTTGTCTTTTCTTTATTCATAAACATGGCAATACTTGATCTTCTACTGCAACTCATTCATTCGAGAATTAGCCTGGATTTCTTTTTTACTTTGCTCTGTTAACTCGAGACTCTTAGACTTCACCAGAACTGAACCGTAGGTTCCATGGTTGAGAAAAACTCGACCCTTAtcatttattaagtttttacaTTAATTCAACTAGAATGGCCAAAATCAGCAAAATCCTTAAGGTTTCGCTTGGATAGTGTTTTATCTATGCTATACCGGAAGTGCTCAATCTCTGATCTGGCGCATTTTGTACAAGATACTTGCACGAACATCTGAACTCGAAACAAAAAGTACCCGTGAACATCATATTATTTGTTTTGAATTCATATGTTCGCGCGAATATCTTATATTCAAATGACATTCAAGATAAGTGTATTTGAAATCAACCACAATTATTATAGTTTCTAAAATCTTAGAGAAATcgaaaaactaaataattaatatggattatcataaaataaataactaatATGGGACCCTCACACatcacgtttttttttaaaataacatttaataaGTATAAAATCCAATGCAATCTTAAAAGCAAAACTACTAAATTCATCCAATCTTCATGTAAGTTTATTGTGATATggtttcacgaattttttttcataataagGGTTaacttgatttatattttaagtgaaaaataatgtttttagcataaaagtaatattttttcataaatcgggtcggattgaaaatttttctcataaaattaatatgtgagactatctcatatgagtttttgtaatatttCAAATAGCTATGAAgacaaaataaaataccaagATGATAACGTTTGAACGAATTcataatttcattttcattttattcgaattcaaaatttaatgcTTCATTTCTAGATAAAATCATCCAAAAGTGTAATatctatattatttttagtatcTAAATAAATATCTCCCCTTGTTATTAGGTTATCAAAAGAATCAAAATAAACTTACAACTTACTTTGAAATATCttctatattttcaaaattaaatattgagGTACAATAATTATCTTCTATATAAGCTGTACAACACTCAAATACCACGGTTTATCGTTTTTTTTAACCGGACACGTTAAATCATCAAacatatttggataaaaaagaATGTTGGGATAAAAAAGAATGTTGTGTTGATTTTTAGTACTCATTTCAacattttgaataaaaatgacAAGATCGCTAATAATTTCAGGGAAAATGTTTGATTTTACAGGCTGGAAGAGAAGTACAAAAAGGATAGTCTAGCAGAAGTTGGAATTTTGAAAAGAACAAGTCTCTGCCTTTGATTGATATATATAAGAATGACAactgaaacaataaaaaaacgACTTTGATCAGAAAATCAGCAAAGGACTGCTGGTGCATATTGTAGATAGAAACATGTAACACATATATGGCTTATGAATTGTATCTTTTTATGGTTTCCTTGCGTATATTTCGTCGAATGATAGTTTACAAAACATCGTCGAGGAATGAACACTCAAAATACTATATAACATGCAGCGAGTGATTGGCACTGATCCCTCTTTTCCCAAATATTTGATCAAAACATGTGATGTCGTGGATGAGGAGGTGGAGGATATGTATCTGccagaaagtaaaaaaacactaggagtaaatttgaattttttttatggactGCTCAATTCTGTATATAGCTACAAATGAAAGAATGCATATAATATTACCTTGAGGATAATAATATTGAGGGACGTTGGGGAGTGCTGGCGGATAAGCTGGTTGCTGAGGATAAGATGGAGATGCTTGGTAAGCCGGATGATAAGGAGAAGGCTGATGATAATAAAGTGGCTGTGGACAGGGAGGAGGAACCGGCGGTGGGTAGTTAGCCATTACAAGAGGATGTGATGATAAGCGTGGAGGGGCCGAGTAAAGAGCGGGATGAAGTGGTGTGGCTGCATATTGTGGAGCTGATGGACCATAGGTAGTAGTAAGCTTctggaaagaagaaagaaaacgaAATGTGATGCATGTTAATTAGACAAATATCAATCTGGATCACTGCAGCTAGATCATGATGGATGGCTTCTGTCAAAAAATGGAAAAGGGGCCTGGCCTGGCTTACCTTGGCATTAGGGTAATGCATTACCAATCGAACTTCTCCAGCATTCCTATGAAGGCAAACAAGAACATGCAGCAACATCACAAACTTGTGTAAAGATACGTAGCTCGTATGTGACTGTTGTCTGTTGCTTATtgataaattgttttaaatttattgcaaacAAATGTAACTATTAAAAATCAGAAATAGTAGTATCAAGTATGCAtgattcagaaagaaacatcaAACTTAATCATAAAGCACGTTCAACGACCTAACTCGGCCAATCTTTTTTACATGCATGCACACAAACAAACAGAACAATACATCAAGCCATGCACCCCTTCATCAATATCGGAAGGAAAGTGACGTCGTCGACTTTCTCCATATATATAGAGACCCTTGGATTGTCGATGTCATTGAATATTCGCATTAAAAATAGTTAACAATTAACGTTGTTAATCTGACCGTACCTGCCTTTCCTGTCCTGAAGGGGCCAGCAACTGTCAACGTAGCCCTGACATAAAACTCCCTGAAATGGAACCCTGGACAGACCAGCTCAACATGAAAACTAAGAAGATATATGATGTAAAGTAAATTAACTAAAGCAGATTCAGATATATTTACTCTCCGTTTCCAATAAAGTCGTCGAAAGTCAATTTGTTGCTGTTCCAAACCGTAATATTTATGTCCAGTAACCCTTCTATCAAAGTAATATCGAATTTATCTTGAAAGGTAGGATTTTTCCCCCCGCCTGCACCAAGAAAATACATTCAATCcaataaaaaacatatatcacaTGCAAAAAATCTCCGATCCAACGAATGCACTAGATGTGCATGGCTTACCATAACAAGTACGCGTACGATGCTTCGAGCTGGCATAATCCAGACAGACATAGGGATCTTGCCTCGAAATCCACTCAGTGTTTCTCAACTTATTACAACCTACAACTGCATCCATCCCGGATCAATTCAGGAGAGGAAAAATAGAAGAACGCGTCAAAACTAATCACACACGTCAAAAGATGATGTACCTGTGATCTCTAGGAGTTGACCATGGATTCCAGATACAGACATTGAATTAGAAGGACTGAAATAGGCTCTTCTCCAGTGGGGGAAGGATTCACTTCAGATgccaatatataataatacacTCGCTTCATTCATCGACCTAAACTGCCGGGGAATTTCAGTATCCATTTGTAttgattattattgattgattttttCTTGAACAAGTgtacattaatttttatttggggTGGTGTAAACTAATCGATCGACGACTTAaagattatttatatttttaaaacaaatcaaaattaGATCAATGACTCGAAAATAAACATTTCTAAACTCGGAGATCGAATTTCATTAATGCGataattactttaaaataatatatattgataaCTATGTATTTATATCAAGATATCTAGCTATCGAATTATCTGGTTGACTGATCAATCGTATTAGCATATATTGAATAAAGAATTctatagaaattaaaatcagCCTGAAAGAAtgttgtttatgaatttttttagacGATTTGTGTGCGATATAcgcataataataaat
Proteins encoded:
- the LOC140960431 gene encoding elicitor-responsive protein 1-like isoform X1, producing the protein MSVSGIHGQLLEITVVGCNKLRNTEWISRQDPYVCLDYASSKHRTRTCYGGGKNPTFQDKFDITLIEGLLDINITVWNSNKLTFDDFIGNGEVPFQGVLCQGYVDSCWPLQDRKGRNAGEVRLVMHYPNAKKLTTTYGPSAPQYAATPLHPALYSAPPRLSSHPLVMANYPPPVPPPCPQPLYYHQPSPYHPAYQASPSYPQQPAYPPALPNVPQYYYPQGNIICILSFVAIYRIEQSIKKIQIYS
- the LOC140960431 gene encoding elicitor-responsive protein 3-like isoform X2, which translates into the protein MSVSGIHGQLLEITVVGCNKLRNTEWISRQDPYVCLDYASSKHRTRTCYGGGKNPTFQDKFDITLIEGLLDINITVWNSNKLTFDDFIGNGEVPFQGVLCQGYVDSCWPLQDRKGRNAGEVRLVMHYPNAKKLTTTYGPSAPQYAATPLHPALYSAPPRLSSHPLVMANYPPPVPPPCPQPLYYHQPSPYHPAYQASPSYPQQPAYPPALPNVPQYYYPQDTYPPPPHPRHHMF